CAAAACCATGAacgaaaatattttacatgtgtcCCGAAAACTGTTCACGTAAATTTATGAATGCTCTTACATACAGTGCAAATTGCATTTTAGGTCTAGTTAATGGATATGTCAAACCCAGCTATAATTTGTCACTGTACGCTTGATTTGATAGGGATAAAAAATGTACTAATATTTAATGATTTTAGGCTGTTCAATATAGAAAGTATGATGTTATTGGATGAATGGTGGTATACTTGAACTGGTATAAGACTATTGTTATGTGACAGGTTTTAGTGACAATGGATGTAGAtacttggcctgattcattaaggtacttaaattaagaagtttcttatttaagtctcctggacaaaaccatgttacaatgcaaggggtgaaaattagttttctgttttgcacacaagttaaatactgactgttttttcatgtggcacacaaatacttgatagcttatttgtacactgaaatttaaagttgatatttgtgtgctacatgaaagaacagtcagtatttaacttatgtgaaaagcagaaaactaattttcaccccttgcattgtaacatggttttgtccaggagacttaaataagaaacttcttaatttaagtaccttaatgaatcaggcccactgtgtttaaatgtCTTAGGATTGTTAATTAAGTTAAATCTATTAAACTAGTCTAGTGTGTCGTAACCTTAAAAAAGCATATTCCAAAATGCTTAATACTAAACTCCGCTACAGCATATGTTGCACACATCTTGTTGGTGTTGCCTCAGATTTTGATGTCTATATTAGAAAGAAAGCTATAGGTTGCAAACAGATCTCGAGGGAAGACATTCTTACCTCATATCCAAATTCCTATCAGTAATCCTAATCACAAACCCTGTAATAGTATTAAAAATGATATGGAAAAACAAACCCTTTTCACTCACTCATCCGTAGTGCTTTTTAAAGCTATCACGTTACTTGGACTAGAGTACCTGTAAGGTAATTAACATGAAATAAGACAGCATATTATCACTCCCTCCTGCGCAGGATTGGCTTGGCTATCGCCCGACGACTTGCTCAGGATGGAGCACGAGTTCTTCTGAGTAGTCGGAGGCAACAAAATGTGGATCATGCTGTGCAAAAACTAAAAGGAGAAGGACTGGATGTTGATGGGACAGTGTGTCATGTGGGGAAGAGTGAAGACAGAGAAAGATTAGTGAACACGGTGAGAGCTTGATGCAAAGCATACTTACCCAACTCTTTCACCAACAACCTAACCGCTCATGTGTTCAGGACTTTCTTATATCTATAATACTGAGATGAATTTGCATGTGTATGAGATAGATTTATTCACATGTACATGAGCTGTTGTCGGTATTTGTAAAGAAGACTGTAATTGTTGAGAGAGGCCAGTAATGCAGAGTGCAGTAGAAGTGGTGAAGCAGCAAGATATAATTGATGGAGGAGCGTCACACAGAAGAGGAAGGGGATTGGAATAGTGATTGGGATACATTAGGAGAGGAGTCTGTGTGGGTAGTAGAGCAACAAGATCTAAGTGGTGGGTGAGCTGACGTTGGGATAGTGGGGGTCAAGGAGTTGGATGGAGGTGGTGCTGAAACATAATATTGGTGGAGGTGCTTATAACACAAGAGCAGACTGTGGAGCACCAACATGTGGTTATTGGAGTTGTTTAATGCACTGGAGGAAATGGGTTGAGGGATATACAAGATATAGTTGGTGGTAAGAGGGGTTGGTGGTAATGCTTAAAAAAACCAGATATGAGGTGTTGGTAAAGAGACGAGAAATGAAGACTGGGGGAGTTGGTTAGAATGTAGAACAAGGTTTGATTTTCATATTTCAAAGTGTGATGGTATTTTCTAGGCTGTGCAGAAATTTGGAGGAGTTGATATTCTTGTTTCTAATGCTGCAGTAAACCCCTTTGCCGGGAACATTTTGGACTCTACTGAAGACGTGTGGGATAAGGTAATGGTTACAATAACAAACTTCACATTGCAGTCAAATCAATCCATACATACACTACTCTATGggtataacattattattataattggtgatttgtaaggtgccactgtGCTCTGCAGCatcagacagtggggaaaacaacacatacataaaacagggacatacaaggcagacaaaataaatggacatTAACTCAAATGGTAGAGAGTCtggctcatgagagagcttacaatctaatgggaaaagggcacagctgagacaagaagagaaaatgtggctcagagtggtgattgggacagttgtgagggtgctttGTGTAGTATAAGAGTGGGGTAATCTCTGATATAGAGGTGGAAGTTTAGAGAGTCTTTAAAGACTTGAAGCCTTGGGGAGGGTCTGATAGACCTTAGAGGCGCACGGCACAGAGGCAAATCAAAGAGGGCATTAGGGAGATTATATAGAGATGAGATTTTAATAAGTGAAggggtgttgagggctttgtaggtgagggtgagtaatttaaagTGTAAGAATTTGCAGAGGATTGAGGCAGATGTGGGGCTATGAGAGAGGTCATACTACGCTATTTAGGACtgattgaagtggggatagatGAGGAGAAAGACAGGTATCAGATGCTTGCCGTAGTTGAGGTTAGAGGTCATGAGAAAATGGAGCTTCAGGCAGCAAtgggacattcatgtggagatagcagagacaCAGTTGGTCAGAAAAGATAGTacaagaaggggagaggtcaggggaggagaggagagatagatTTGCATATAATCAGCATACAGCCTgtactggaggccaaataagTGAATTAGctcaccaagagaagaggtgtaaagTGAGCAAAGCAGAGGGTAGAGCACGGAGCCTGgtgggaccccaacagagagtggaggggaggatgtgccagagataGAGACAGGAAAAAATGGTGTCACGAAAAtcagtggagtgaaggatgtgcaggagaagagggtgatcaacagaaAGGTCCAGAAGggtgagtatggagaagtgacactttgttgtaagtagatcattgttcattttgtgagtgcagtctcagtggaatgttgggggcagaagcctAATTGTAGAGAATTTAGAAGTAAGTGATATAGGTGGTTGTGAAAAAGTAGCTTGTAGGCAAAGCAAAGGAGAAATATAGGGCAGacgcgggagagagagagagactgtgtcaagagatggtttctctATGATTGATGAAATGAGCACGTGTTTAAAGAAGGATGGGAATGTGCcactggagagagacaggttgaggaGGGCATGCAGTGTGGGAATGGGAGTGGAGAAGCTGAGAGGGAATATGGTTGACGGGGAGGTTGTAGGATGAAATGAGTGCATAGACTTTGTCTTCTGTTACTTTGGAGAATGAACTGAGGGATAATTGGGTAGTGTGGTAGAAAGTGGTTGGAGTGTGTGAGAAGATATCTTGTCAAATtatgttgattttgtctttgaagtagctGGCAGTGTCATGGGCTCTTCGAGAAGAGAGGAGGTGCAGGTGAGCAGAGAAGTAAATTGAAGGTGGCATAGAGGTGTTTGGAGTTAGACGACTTGGTGAATATAAGAGAAGTGAAGAAGATTGGATTGGTGAAAGGGCAGCGTTGTAATATGAAAGGAGGGATTTATAGTGGATGTTTGGATCGCTGGAGACTGCATGTGGCGACATAAGCTGCATTGTCTATGGCTGTAGTGAGTGTGTCATAGAGAGAGGCAGACTGATCAGGGAAGGACAAGGTAGTTATTGCAGAGAGGAGCAGTTTTAGTAAAGGTGAGAAGTGGGTTGGCTGGAGAGTATTTTGCTGTCACTATGTGCGTGTGGCTTTGGGTGCAGAGGAGTGAGCATAAGGTAAAGTGAAGGAAAGGAGGCTGTAATCGGAGAGCATGAAGGCCAAGTTGAAGATACTAGAGATGAAGTAGAAGCTGGAGGACACAAGTCAAGGGAGTGGGTGGGATATGAAATCCATTGGgcgagaccaagggaggaagtaagtgaaagacaTTTTGTGGCAGTAATGCCAATGGGGTTGTCATTTGGAATATTGAAATCGCCTAATATGAGAATTGCTAGGACAAAGGATAgtaaataagtgagccaggcagcaaagttgtcaaggaattgggaaactggacctggggagTTATAAacgacagcaacatgaaggtggggCAAATAGTCTAGATGGATGGTGTGGACTACAAATGAagagaaggaaagggagggttcTGGTGGTATGACTTAGAAGGTGCAGCATTGAGAAAGTTAAATGCCTACTCCATCACCTACAAACACTAGGCTATTAATCTTGCATTTTACTGGAAGCCTCATTAATCCTGCTACtgataaaaaaaagcaatatatttgAGTCTTTTTTCCCTGTGAAGGAATATAATACAGAATTCCATATAGGGAACTTGTTCTAAACTGTTATTAGACAACAACAAAAATGTGCCAAAATGAATAGAAATATtaacaatttacattttttagacATTTTCTATTGTAAACCGTGATATTAAATCTGGATCACAGATCTATATTATTTAAGAAATGGCTAAGACAGACAACTAACCTACCATATCATAATTCACAAGTTTTCAGTAACACTTCCTACTCGCCTTGTCACACAGCTTACATTCTTTTTTCCTCAGATTCTGGACATTAATGTAAAAGCTGCATTCCTGCTGGTGAAACTTGTGGTGCCCAAAATGCAGGAAAGAGGGTGAGACTGGGAAGAGGGTGTGGGGAGGGTTAGTGTTCACTTGATGAAAATATTAGTATGGGGAGTTGATCAATAAGAAAGTAGTGTTTGGCTGAAGAAAATATaacatatgggcctgattcattaaggcatgtaaatgcTGACAGATGCCGTATTTTGCCTAAATtgctcagaactggaccatacgccagagaacgcagcaatgtccaattcattttcgaacgcaaaggacccttactacaccctacaatttcagggagagaACAGgtaggggactgggtgtatgcatgtagtcaatgtacagtgagggcatgccaagcatccgattcaagctttgggcatctctggGTATGTGATTTGTagtcttatcacttgcaccagtaacaggtcaggtgtaagtgccgattactagtgatgaaagctgtggtccggttctgggaatgcgcagagtaattgtgcacagAATACGCAACATATCGCCATTTATgctccataatgaatcaggcccaaggtgcaacaataatataaaaaacttCCATAGATAACTGCACAGAAAAGGTGGCGTTGCCCATAAACACCAATAAAATGAATGCTTTCCTTTTCTAAACCTTAATAAAAGAATGCTATGGACAACACTGCCTTTTCTATACAGTTTCCCGTGAAATATTTTTCTTGTATGTCCCCTACAGTGTCCGGTTTGTTTGAGCCCTCAGTATATTTTATAAAGAGCCACGTCTCCTTGCTGGGCTAAGCATTGTCTAGCACCATGGTTTACATggatttattaaaatgaaataaatcttaaaatgAAGTGAACATATGAAACATTTATTACATAGTTCAGcaatatatttgatatttttagTCCATTAAATGTGTGCATTGCTGTTTACCGCAGTAATAACTATTCTTGTATTGACAGAGGTGGCAGTATTGTGATTGTCTCATCTCTGGCAGGCTTTACCCCATTCCCAGTGAGTAAAAGTCTTCTTATTGTTACTAATGGTGTCCGTCCAGCACTACTGATGTACATTCTCATATCTCTCCCGGTACTCTTCTTGTATTTCTCCCCCTAGGCTCTGGGTCCATATAGCGTCAGTAAGACTGCATTGCTTGGCCTCACCAAGGCTCTTGCTCCAGAATTAACACAACTGAACATCAGAGTAAACTGTCTTGCACCTGGTCTCATCCGCACCAAGTTCAGCTCTGCTGTGAGTCTATAGAGAAGCGTGTGTACCATTGTGAATGTGATTGTGAGCGGGTTGCTTTGAGTATGAGTTAGTGCAGATGGGTGTGTGATGTTAGACAGCAAGATAATGAAGGTGGGTTGTACAGActtattttcttttctctctgcAGCTGTGGAAGAATGAATCGGTCTTGGAGCAACTAACAACCTCTCTAGGTATCAGCAGGTAAGCACTTTGATAATATGCTTACAATGTTgacttaacaaaaataaaatcataaaagtTTATACTAAATAATATAAGCAAGTACGAACTTAATTTGTATTAATTATTACTTTACATGTTACAACC
The Mixophyes fleayi isolate aMixFle1 chromosome 1, aMixFle1.hap1, whole genome shotgun sequence DNA segment above includes these coding regions:
- the LOC142157694 gene encoding dehydrogenase/reductase SDR family member 4-like isoform X1 codes for the protein MSRLSWHRLLSISSCAVRSCRMQSVRGVQTPPKLQGKVALVTASTNGIGLAIARRLAQDGARVLLSSRRQQNVDHAVQKLKGEGLDVDGTVCHVGKSEDRERLVNTAVQKFGGVDILVSNAAVNPFAGNILDSTEDVWDKILDINVKAAFLLVKLVVPKMQERGGGSIVIVSSLAGFTPFPALGPYSVSKTALLGLTKALAPELTQLNIRVNCLAPGLIRTKFSSALWKNESVLEQLTTSLGISRIGEPEDCAGAVSFLCSPDAAYITGETVVVSGGGHSRL
- the LOC142157694 gene encoding dehydrogenase/reductase SDR family member 4-like isoform X2 — translated: MSRLSWHRLLSISSCAVRSCRMQSVRGVQTPPKLQGKVALVTASTNGIGLAIARRLAQDGARVLLSSRRQQNVDHAVQKLKGEGLDVDGTVCHVGKSEDRERLVNTILDINVKAAFLLVKLVVPKMQERGGGSIVIVSSLAGFTPFPALGPYSVSKTALLGLTKALAPELTQLNIRVNCLAPGLIRTKFSSALWKNESVLEQLTTSLGISRIGEPEDCAGAVSFLCSPDAAYITGETVVVSGGGHSRL